The uncultured Paludibaculum sp. sequence TGCGATGCCTGTTATTTATGGCTCGCCACGGCGAGACGAAAAGCCACAGCATTCCTGAAATAAGCCGGGCCGAGGGTCTCTCGGTCCCTAACGTTGCCAAGCTGATGCGCATACTGCGCCTCGGCGGTCTGGTTGCCAGTGTCCGTGGACAGGCAGGCGGCTACACCCTGTCGCGGCCGGCTGACCAGGTTACGGTCTCCGAGATCCTGTCGCTGCTCGGCGGCAGTTTCTTCAACTCGCATTTCTGCGACCGCCACTCCGGACTGGAGCGGAATTGCGCACACACGGGGGATTGCGCCGTGCGCCTCCTCTGGGGCGCGGTCCAGAAGTCGCTGGACGCCATCCTCACCAAGACCACTCTGCGTGACCTGCTCCGGAATGAAGAAGAGATGATCGTCTTCCTGAAGAATCACGGCGCTACGGTCTCAAGCGGTGAACAAACGCTTGCGGTTCATACGATTACGAACTGAGTACAGGCATCTCCGTCCGGCGCGGCGGCCATCTGGATCCGGCGTTTGCGGGTAGTCTCCACCGCAAAGGCCGGTGAAAGGTGTGTCTGTTCTCTATCGATCGGCTATTCTCATAAAGATGCCTGGTT is a genomic window containing:
- a CDS encoding Rrf2 family transcriptional regulator; this encodes MKLSAQEEYGLRCLLFMARHGETKSHSIPEISRAEGLSVPNVAKLMRILRLGGLVASVRGQAGGYTLSRPADQVTVSEILSLLGGSFFNSHFCDRHSGLERNCAHTGDCAVRLLWGAVQKSLDAILTKTTLRDLLRNEEEMIVFLKNHGATVSSGEQTLAVHTITN